The genomic segment AAAATACTACTGTTATAGTGGGGATTGGAGAGGAAACTACTAACCTTGGAAATTTGTTGTTTTTCACAGCCTTTTGTCCATATTTCCTCCATCTATAACCGTCATCAAGAATATCAACCTGGCTTCTGGTTTGGAAAGCATATCTGGGCTTCCTAATTTTCTTGTCTGCCTTTTTCTTGCCCGATTTGACCTCAGTTTCAGTGCCAACAAAGCTGCTGCTGCTCCGGGAAAGATTACTTATAACACCTGAAGTAGGAGCTTCCACGCTAGACATCAAGCCTAGTACCCCATTATTTGCTTTGTCATGACTTTGATGTTCAGTACTGCCTGTGGCATTTGAAGTCATCGGGTTCATTAATAACATAGGAGCTGCTGAAGCTGAAGCTGAAGATGTTAATGTTGAAGAAGAGTATTGGAAAATCGGTGAATAATTTTCCATGACACGAAAGAGGGGTGCGGGATGGGGTGGGTAGTTGTGGGAGAGGGGAAATGAAGAATTCCAAACAAGGAAGAATATGGTTATATATATGCCGTCTGCATAATTGATTACAAAGGTTGAGGTGCTATGACTAAGGGGGTGGACTAATGACTAATGAGAGGCGGCTGGGGTTGATGGCTAGATGAGTCCCGTCTGCTACCCCATTTTTTTTGGTATAATTTGGTGTCGTAAACGGCACGTAAGGTCAAAAAGGACTTTTAGCAGTAATGGTAGTTATTCTAGCGCAAATCCATTGTTTGGAAAGTGACTTTTTTTCCgacaaatttttatatttttttataaacctATTTTTCAATCGTATCAttataatacatttttcaacAGAAATTTTAACAAATAGTAATCCAAATGGGTTTTGCTTTTAACTTTCATCATCCCACAACGaatttaaaattaataaaattcacAGTAGATCATCTTTATATTCAATTGGCTAGCTCCtccaaacttttattttttatttttctttttgtcttttgtGGTTCTTTAGAGGGCCTAAGATCCATTACAAAAGTTG from the Coffea arabica cultivar ET-39 chromosome 11e, Coffea Arabica ET-39 HiFi, whole genome shotgun sequence genome contains:
- the LOC113718755 gene encoding probable WRKY transcription factor 75, giving the protein MENYSPIFQYSSSTLTSSASASAAPMLLMNPMTSNATGSTEHQSHDKANNGVLGLMSSVEAPTSGVISNLSRSSSSFVGTETEVKSGKKKADKKIRKPRYAFQTRSQVDILDDGYRWRKYGQKAVKNNKFPRSYYRCTHQGCNVKKQVQRLSKDEGVVVTTYEGMHSHPIEKSTDNFEHILTQMQIYTTSF